A section of the Pseudomonas fluorescens genome encodes:
- a CDS encoding c-type cytochrome yields MNKLIVSLLLTLGITGVAHAAGDATAGKDKVAVCGACHGPDGNSPAPNFPKLAGQGERYLTKQLHDIKDGKRTVLEMTGMLANLSDQDLADIAAYFASQAGSVGAADPKIVERGEALFRGGNLEKGLPACTGCHSPDGSGNAAAGFPHLGGQHAQYIAKQLTDFRKEEAGRANDGDAMTMRTIARKLSDEDIAAVASYIQGLHK; encoded by the coding sequence ATGAACAAATTGATCGTGAGTCTGCTGTTGACCTTGGGCATCACTGGTGTTGCCCATGCTGCAGGTGACGCTACTGCGGGCAAGGACAAGGTCGCCGTATGTGGTGCCTGCCATGGACCGGATGGCAACAGCCCGGCGCCCAACTTCCCAAAATTGGCGGGCCAGGGTGAGAGGTACCTGACCAAGCAGTTGCACGACATCAAGGATGGCAAGCGAACGGTACTGGAAATGACCGGCATGCTGGCCAACCTCAGCGATCAGGACCTGGCGGATATCGCGGCCTACTTCGCCAGCCAGGCAGGTAGCGTGGGTGCGGCGGATCCAAAAATCGTCGAACGTGGCGAAGCGTTGTTCCGTGGTGGCAACCTCGAAAAAGGCCTGCCGGCCTGTACCGGCTGCCACTCCCCGGATGGTTCGGGCAACGCCGCGGCAGGCTTCCCGCACCTGGGTGGCCAGCACGCCCAGTACATCGCCAAGCAACTGACGGATTTCCGCAAGGAAGAAGCCGGTCGCGCCAACGATGGCGACGCCATGACCATGCGCACCATCGCGCGCAAGCTGAGTGATGAAGACATTGCAGCGGTGGCCAGCTACATCCAGGGCCTGCATAAGTAA
- the dsbA gene encoding thiol:disulfide interchange protein DsbA — protein MRNLILSAALVTASLFGMTAQAADVPLEAGKTYVELANPVPVSVPGKIEVVELFWYGCPHCYSFEPTINPWAEKLPSDVNFKRIPAMFGGPWDAHGQMFLTLEAMGVEHKVHNAVFEAIQKDRKPLTKPDQMADFLATQGVDKDKFLATFNSFAIQGQIKQAKELAQKYGVQGVPTLIVNGKYRFDLGSTGGPEATLNVADQLIAKERAAK, from the coding sequence ATGCGTAATCTGATCCTCAGCGCCGCTCTCGTCACTGCCAGCCTGTTCGGCATGACCGCCCAAGCCGCCGATGTGCCGCTTGAAGCGGGCAAGACCTATGTTGAATTGGCCAACCCTGTGCCGGTTTCCGTGCCGGGCAAGATCGAAGTCGTAGAGCTGTTCTGGTATGGCTGCCCGCATTGCTATTCCTTTGAACCAACCATCAACCCTTGGGCCGAGAAGCTGCCTTCGGACGTGAACTTCAAGCGCATTCCTGCCATGTTCGGCGGCCCGTGGGATGCCCACGGCCAGATGTTCCTGACTCTGGAAGCCATGGGTGTGGAGCATAAAGTCCACAATGCCGTGTTCGAAGCTATCCAGAAGGATCGCAAGCCGCTGACCAAGCCTGATCAAATGGCCGACTTCCTCGCCACCCAAGGCGTGGACAAGGACAAGTTCCTGGCGACCTTCAACTCCTTCGCCATCCAGGGCCAGATCAAGCAGGCCAAGGAACTGGCGCAGAAGTACGGCGTGCAAGGCGTTCCCACCCTGATTGTCAACGGCAAGTACCGCTTTGACCTGGGCTCCACCGGCGGCCCTGAAGCGACCCTCAATGTTGCCGACCAGTTGATCGCCAAAGAGCGCGCAGCCAAGTAA
- a CDS encoding endonuclease/exonuclease/phosphatase family protein, whose amino-acid sequence MRRWGTERVVGLHDPQVNEHHLASTGLPGDSRLRLLSFNIQVGISTEKYRHYLTRGWQHLLPHNGRAGNLQKIGDLLGDFDLVALQEADGGSLRSGYVNQVEHLAQLGAFPYWYQQLNRNLGRLGQHSNGVLSRLKPSVIEDHPLPGPKGRGAILVRFGEGPEALIVVMMHLALGARTRTLQLAYIRELIGDYKHQVLMGDMNTHASDLLENSPLRDLGLLAPQVEATFPSWRPQRCLDHILLSPTLTLESVQVLAQPISDHLPVAVEIRLPGSLTVDALPALSPGPRGPLA is encoded by the coding sequence ATGCGTCGCTGGGGTACCGAACGAGTGGTTGGCCTGCATGATCCGCAGGTCAACGAACACCATCTCGCGTCCACCGGCCTGCCGGGGGACAGCCGGCTGCGCTTGCTGAGCTTCAATATTCAGGTCGGCATCAGTACCGAGAAGTACCGTCACTACCTGACCCGTGGCTGGCAGCATCTGCTGCCCCACAACGGGCGGGCCGGCAACCTGCAGAAGATTGGCGACTTGCTGGGCGACTTCGATTTGGTGGCCCTGCAGGAGGCCGATGGCGGCAGCCTGCGTTCGGGCTACGTCAACCAGGTCGAACACCTGGCGCAATTGGGGGCTTTTCCCTACTGGTACCAACAACTCAATCGCAACCTCGGACGGCTGGGCCAGCACAGCAATGGCGTGCTCAGCCGTTTGAAACCCTCGGTGATCGAAGACCATCCACTGCCGGGTCCGAAAGGACGCGGGGCGATTCTCGTGCGTTTTGGCGAGGGGCCTGAGGCGCTGATAGTGGTCATGATGCACCTGGCGCTGGGGGCGCGTACTCGCACCCTGCAGTTGGCCTACATCCGTGAGCTGATTGGCGATTACAAACACCAGGTGCTGATGGGGGACATGAACACCCACGCCAGTGATCTGTTGGAAAATTCTCCGTTGCGCGACCTTGGGCTGCTGGCGCCACAGGTCGAAGCCACTTTCCCCAGCTGGCGCCCGCAACGCTGTCTTGATCACATCCTGCTAAGCCCGACCCTGACGCTGGAAAGCGTGCAGGTGCTGGCGCAACCCATTTCCGATCACCTGCCGGTCGCGGTAGAGATTCGTCTGCCGGGTTCGCTCACGGTTGATGCATTACCCGCGTTGAGCCCCGGCCCTCGCGGACCCCTTGCATGA
- a CDS encoding sensor domain-containing diguanylate cyclase, whose amino-acid sequence MSDEAQRWKEKYLLSIEQQEKLERRWAARLDLLRRGLVRSTLAAEGTDRAVDQCMKEMRDVVRSDDMDAALAALLPRLEKAVLDSEQRRETRVDQISTALTALVAQLQALPLPREVSRPLKNFAKQLDSRVGQAREIPLLLSELSGLQGQALSNLESDNEPARPGLLQRLFGAKEADTEGEPAVSPATRQTPTVESSPTAQVVEEAPELAQALRAFAPQAQAPQQPVPEAAPVAVSVAPRIDVEERLATPQQAPMARLVPVEIPVAAIETLEQRQPVEVIAAPQPERVLAAIPAAPQAQPEAPQPTVIGSLSLPPVLEDESVEVDPDALDGEELYALPDSPEPSYSSVAKHIEGTLLGLLGDLDLPEHHRPQAEAMRERLAHGLNWYELLPILDDLAVLMLAITDSGQHEFEAYLKRLNERLEAFQSNLQAASDGHADSRSAAREMDTHIREQMDGLQSSVQEAADLDDLKQVLESHLEGLLGAMDEHQKQRDQREHEVAARLQGLAERVASMEQEAQGYRDHLEVQRQKALIDPLTGLPNRAAWNERLEYEVNAWHQQGNSLSLAMLDLDHFKRINDSYGHLAGDKVLKIIANVLSKRLRPTDFIARFGGEEFVLLMPDSALGDALELGERLRAAIEACPFHFKGERVTITMSIGMAQFQPGERSDLALKRADEALYRAKAAGRNQVQAA is encoded by the coding sequence ATGAGCGACGAAGCCCAGCGCTGGAAAGAAAAATACCTGTTAAGCATCGAGCAACAAGAAAAGCTCGAGCGCCGTTGGGCTGCGCGCCTCGACTTGCTGCGCCGTGGCTTGGTGCGCAGCACCCTGGCGGCCGAGGGCACGGACCGGGCTGTCGACCAATGCATGAAAGAGATGCGAGATGTGGTGCGTAGCGATGACATGGACGCTGCGCTCGCTGCCTTGTTGCCGCGCCTGGAAAAGGCCGTGCTGGACTCCGAGCAGCGCCGTGAGACGCGGGTTGATCAAATCAGCACGGCCCTGACCGCGCTGGTCGCGCAATTGCAGGCGCTGCCGTTACCCCGGGAAGTCAGCCGCCCGCTGAAGAACTTTGCCAAGCAGTTGGACAGCCGTGTTGGCCAGGCGCGGGAGATTCCCCTGCTGCTCAGTGAGTTGAGCGGGCTTCAAGGGCAGGCGCTGAGCAATCTTGAGTCGGATAACGAACCCGCTCGCCCGGGCTTGCTGCAACGTCTGTTTGGCGCGAAGGAGGCGGACACAGAGGGTGAACCCGCTGTTTCCCCGGCCACCCGGCAAACCCCAACGGTAGAATCCAGCCCAACCGCCCAGGTGGTTGAGGAGGCTCCCGAGCTGGCCCAGGCGCTGCGTGCCTTTGCACCACAAGCCCAGGCCCCGCAGCAGCCGGTACCTGAGGCTGCGCCTGTGGCGGTGAGCGTTGCGCCCCGAATCGATGTCGAGGAGCGCTTGGCAACACCGCAGCAGGCACCGATGGCCCGGTTGGTGCCCGTCGAGATACCTGTCGCGGCCATCGAAACGCTAGAACAACGCCAACCAGTCGAAGTCATTGCTGCCCCGCAGCCTGAGCGCGTGCTTGCAGCGATACCCGCAGCACCTCAGGCCCAGCCAGAAGCGCCGCAGCCTACGGTGATCGGCAGCCTGTCGTTGCCGCCGGTGCTGGAGGATGAGTCGGTTGAAGTTGATCCTGACGCGCTGGATGGCGAGGAGCTATACGCCCTGCCCGATTCTCCCGAGCCGTCCTACAGTTCGGTCGCCAAACATATTGAAGGCACCCTGCTCGGCCTGCTGGGTGATCTCGACCTGCCCGAGCATCACCGGCCCCAGGCCGAAGCCATGCGCGAGCGCCTGGCCCACGGACTGAATTGGTACGAGTTGCTGCCGATCCTCGATGACCTGGCGGTATTGATGCTGGCCATCACTGACAGCGGCCAGCATGAGTTCGAAGCCTACCTCAAGCGTCTCAACGAGCGGCTGGAAGCCTTCCAGAGCAATCTGCAGGCGGCCAGCGATGGGCATGCCGACAGTCGCAGCGCCGCGCGCGAGATGGATACGCACATCCGTGAGCAGATGGATGGCTTGCAAAGCAGTGTCCAGGAAGCCGCCGATCTCGATGACCTCAAGCAAGTGCTGGAGAGTCACCTTGAGGGCCTGTTGGGGGCCATGGACGAGCACCAGAAACAGCGTGACCAGCGCGAACATGAAGTCGCCGCACGGCTGCAGGGGTTGGCTGAGCGGGTGGCGAGCATGGAGCAGGAGGCCCAGGGCTATCGTGACCACCTTGAGGTCCAGCGCCAGAAAGCGTTGATCGACCCACTCACCGGCTTGCCCAATCGTGCGGCCTGGAACGAGCGCCTGGAGTATGAGGTCAATGCCTGGCACCAACAGGGCAACAGCCTGTCACTGGCGATGCTGGACCTTGATCATTTCAAGCGTATCAACGACAGCTACGGCCATCTGGCGGGCGACAAGGTGCTGAAAATCATCGCCAATGTGTTGAGCAAGCGCCTGCGGCCGACTGATTTTATCGCACGCTTTGGCGGTGAGGAGTTTGTGCTGCTGATGCCGGATTCGGCGTTGGGCGATGCGCTGGAACTCGGCGAGCGACTGCGGGCGGCCATCGAGGCATGCCCGTTTCACTTCAAGGGCGAGCGCGTGACCATCACCATGTCCATCGGCATGGCGCAGTTCCAGCCCGGCGAGCGCAGTGACCTGGCCCTCAAGCGCGCTGACGAAGCCTTGTATCGGGCCAAGGCGGCGGGACGCAATCAGGTGCAGGCGGCCTGA
- a CDS encoding N-acetylmuramoyl-L-alanine amidase, translating to MKFLVVALLSLTLVGCASGPRLDTSHPSVNFDNRVQFVVLHYTATNLQGSLALLTKGQVSSHYLIGDDARATIYKLVDEDKRSWHAGASEWMGRTWLNSSSIGIEIVNPGYRDTPTGRVWYPYSEAQIQSLVTLLKDISQRNRINPKFIIGHSDIAPGRKLDPGPLFPWKRLADEGLGIWPEAQAVARYQVEYTRQLPSITWFQEELARLGYATPQTGELDVATRRVLAAFQMRFRPALFDGTPDAQSAAILRVLNHR from the coding sequence ATGAAATTTCTAGTTGTTGCTCTTCTGTCCCTCACACTCGTCGGCTGTGCAAGTGGCCCGCGGCTGGATACCAGCCACCCGTCGGTGAACTTCGATAATCGTGTGCAGTTCGTCGTCCTGCACTACACCGCGACCAACCTCCAAGGCTCGCTGGCGCTATTGACCAAGGGCCAGGTCAGCAGCCACTACCTGATTGGCGACGATGCCCGTGCGACCATCTATAAGCTGGTAGATGAAGACAAGCGTTCCTGGCATGCCGGGGCAAGCGAGTGGATGGGGCGTACCTGGCTCAATTCCAGTTCCATTGGTATCGAGATCGTCAATCCGGGCTACCGCGATACACCTACCGGGCGTGTCTGGTATCCGTACTCCGAAGCGCAGATCCAGTCCCTGGTGACCTTGCTCAAGGACATCAGCCAGCGCAACAGGATCAACCCGAAGTTCATTATCGGCCATAGCGATATCGCTCCCGGTCGCAAGCTCGATCCAGGCCCGTTGTTCCCGTGGAAGCGCCTGGCGGATGAAGGTTTGGGGATCTGGCCCGAGGCTCAGGCGGTTGCGCGCTATCAGGTCGAGTACACCAGGCAACTGCCGAGCATTACCTGGTTCCAGGAAGAGCTGGCACGCTTGGGTTATGCCACGCCGCAGACGGGCGAACTGGATGTGGCGACACGGCGCGTGCTGGCTGCGTTCCAGATGCGCTTCCGGCCAGCACTGTTCGACGGCACGCCGGATGCGCAAAGTGCCGCGATCCTGCGGGTATTGAATCACCGCTGA
- a CDS encoding KinB sensor domain-containing domain, which yields MKLAMKLRTRLFLSISALITVALLGLLLGLVSVMQMAKTQESLIRSNFITLDLGLKLRQTLGDQLILMLNDTPDPVALESSKRQYFKLLDQGIAHEMSVARAGGFTQAKADYLTFLEAFEENESAPPSLRNNEKLTSSFNVLRNGLISEHKKALDNINDTESQSRERALWIAGLLGLVGLAVLIIGFITAHGIARRFGGPIEALAKAADKIGQGNFDVTLPISSAAEMNQLTRRFGIMAEALRQHQATNVDELLAGQQRLQAVLDSIDDGLLMIDRQGRLEHLNPVAQRQLGWDDSRLGQELGEALQRPELDEQLHLVLRGGTLERAPDDLEVEVEGESRLLTYSMTPVSHHEGHILGAVMVLHDVTEQRAFERVRSEFVLRASHELRTPVTGMHMAFGLFQERAKFPPESREADLLNTVNEEMQRLMQLINDLLNFSRYQNGLQKLTLAPCDINDLLEHARARFAELANAQNIELVVEAQEQLPRLHADRAQLERVLDNLLGNALRHTSDGGQIRLQARRHGERLIISVEDNGEGIAYGQQGRIFEPFVQVGRKKGGAGLGLALCKEIVQLHGGRMGVYSRPGQGTQFYMALPL from the coding sequence ATGAAGCTGGCGATGAAACTGCGCACGCGACTGTTCCTGAGCATTTCTGCGCTGATCACCGTGGCCCTGCTCGGGTTGCTGCTGGGCCTGGTGAGCGTCATGCAAATGGCCAAGACCCAGGAATCCCTGATCCGCAGCAACTTCATTACCCTGGACCTGGGGCTCAAGCTGCGCCAGACCCTGGGCGACCAGTTGATATTGATGCTCAACGACACGCCGGATCCGGTCGCCCTGGAGTCGTCCAAACGACAGTATTTCAAGCTGCTGGACCAAGGCATCGCCCATGAAATGAGCGTCGCCAGGGCTGGAGGCTTCACCCAGGCCAAGGCTGATTACCTGACGTTCCTGGAAGCCTTCGAAGAAAATGAAAGTGCGCCGCCTTCCCTGCGCAATAACGAAAAACTCACCTCCAGTTTCAACGTGTTGCGCAACGGGCTGATCAGCGAGCACAAAAAAGCGCTGGACAACATCAACGACACCGAAAGCCAGTCTCGCGAGCGTGCCCTGTGGATTGCCGGCCTGCTCGGGCTGGTAGGCCTGGCGGTACTGATCATTGGCTTCATCACCGCCCATGGCATTGCCCGGCGCTTTGGCGGGCCGATCGAAGCCTTGGCCAAGGCTGCCGACAAAATCGGCCAAGGCAATTTTGATGTCACCCTGCCGATTTCTTCAGCGGCAGAAATGAACCAACTGACCCGGCGCTTTGGCATCATGGCCGAAGCCTTGCGCCAGCATCAGGCGACGAATGTCGACGAATTGCTCGCCGGCCAGCAACGCTTGCAGGCCGTGCTCGACAGCATCGACGACGGTTTGCTGATGATCGACCGCCAAGGGCGCCTGGAACACCTCAACCCAGTCGCCCAGCGCCAGTTGGGCTGGGACGACAGCCGTCTGGGACAGGAGCTGGGAGAAGCGCTGCAACGCCCTGAACTGGATGAGCAACTGCATCTGGTGCTGCGCGGCGGCACCCTGGAACGCGCACCCGACGACCTGGAAGTGGAAGTCGAGGGCGAATCGCGCCTGCTGACCTACAGCATGACGCCCGTCAGCCACCACGAGGGGCATATCCTCGGCGCCGTGATGGTGTTGCATGACGTTACCGAGCAGCGCGCCTTCGAACGGGTGCGCAGCGAGTTCGTGCTGCGCGCCTCCCATGAACTGCGTACGCCAGTCACGGGCATGCACATGGCGTTCGGCCTGTTCCAGGAGCGGGCGAAATTCCCTCCTGAGTCGCGCGAAGCCGACCTGTTGAATACAGTCAACGAAGAAATGCAGCGCTTGATGCAACTGATCAATGACTTGCTGAACTTCTCCCGTTACCAGAATGGCCTGCAGAAACTCACCCTGGCGCCTTGCGACATCAACGACCTGCTTGAACATGCCCGCGCACGCTTTGCCGAACTGGCAAATGCGCAAAACATCGAGCTGGTGGTAGAAGCACAAGAACAGCTGCCCAGGCTGCATGCCGACCGGGCGCAATTGGAACGGGTCCTGGACAATCTGTTGGGCAATGCCCTGCGTCACACCAGCGACGGCGGGCAGATACGCCTGCAAGCACGTCGCCATGGCGAACGCCTGATCATCAGCGTCGAGGACAACGGCGAAGGCATCGCCTACGGTCAGCAGGGCCGGATTTTCGAGCCGTTCGTCCAGGTTGGTCGCAAGAAAGGCGGGGCTGGGCTGGGGCTGGCACTGTGCAAGGAGATCGTACAGTTGCACGGGGGCCGCATGGGGGTCTATTCCCGGCCAGGGCAGGGCACGCAGTTCTATATGGCGTTGCCGCTGTAA
- the algB gene encoding sigma-54-dependent response regulator transcription factor AlgB has translation MESAKELQGRILLVDDESAILRTFRYCLEDEGYTVATANSAAQADALLQRQVFDLCFLDLRLGEDNGLDVLAQMRIQAPWMRVVIVTAHSAVDTAVDAIQAGAADYLVKPCSPDQLRLATAKQLEVRQLSARLEALEGEVRQPKDGLDSHSPSMMVVLETARQVAGTDANILILGESGTGKGELARAIHGWSKRAKKSCVTINCPSLTAELMESELFGHSRGAFTGASESTLGRVNQADGGTLFLDEIGDFPLTLQPKLLRFIQDKEYERVGDPVTRRADVRILAATNLNLEDMVRDGRFREDLLYRLNAITLHLPPLRERSEDILALADRFLARFVKEYARPARGFSDEAREALLNYRWPGNIRELRNVVERASIICAQEKVEISHLGMAEQPTNNSPRIGAALSLDELEKAHIGAVLATSDTLDQAAKTLGIDASTLYRKRKQYNL, from the coding sequence ATGGAATCAGCCAAGGAGCTTCAAGGCCGCATTCTTTTAGTGGACGACGAGTCCGCAATCCTGCGCACCTTCCGTTACTGCCTGGAAGATGAAGGCTATACGGTCGCCACCGCCAACAGCGCGGCCCAGGCCGATGCTCTGTTGCAGCGCCAGGTGTTTGACCTGTGCTTCCTGGACCTGCGCCTGGGCGAAGACAACGGCCTGGACGTGCTGGCGCAGATGCGCATCCAGGCACCCTGGATGCGCGTAGTGATCGTCACCGCTCATTCGGCCGTCGATACCGCCGTAGATGCAATCCAGGCCGGCGCGGCCGATTACCTGGTCAAGCCTTGCAGCCCGGACCAACTGCGCCTGGCCACCGCCAAGCAATTGGAAGTGCGTCAGCTGTCGGCACGCCTGGAAGCACTGGAAGGCGAAGTGCGCCAACCCAAAGATGGTCTCGACTCCCATAGCCCATCGATGATGGTGGTACTGGAGACCGCCCGCCAAGTGGCCGGTACCGATGCCAATATCCTGATCCTGGGCGAGTCCGGCACCGGTAAAGGCGAACTGGCCCGGGCCATCCATGGCTGGAGCAAAAGGGCGAAAAAGTCCTGTGTCACCATCAACTGCCCGTCCCTGACCGCCGAACTGATGGAAAGCGAGCTGTTCGGCCACAGCCGCGGGGCCTTTACCGGTGCCAGCGAAAGCACTCTGGGCCGGGTCAACCAGGCGGACGGCGGCACCCTGTTCCTTGACGAGATCGGCGACTTTCCCCTGACGCTGCAACCCAAGCTGCTGCGTTTTATCCAGGACAAGGAATATGAACGGGTCGGCGACCCGGTCACCCGACGCGCCGATGTGCGCATCCTGGCGGCGACCAACCTGAACCTGGAAGACATGGTGCGCGACGGGCGTTTTCGCGAAGACTTGCTGTATCGCCTGAACGCCATCACCCTGCACCTGCCGCCGCTGCGCGAGCGCAGCGAAGATATCCTGGCCCTCGCCGACCGCTTCCTCGCACGCTTCGTCAAGGAGTATGCACGACCGGCCCGCGGCTTCAGCGATGAGGCCCGTGAAGCACTGCTCAACTACCGTTGGCCGGGCAATATCCGCGAACTGCGCAACGTCGTGGAACGGGCGAGCATCATCTGTGCCCAGGAGAAGGTTGAGATCAGCCATCTGGGGATGGCCGAGCAACCGACCAATAACTCACCACGCATTGGGGCGGCGTTGAGCCTGGATGAGCTGGAAAAGGCCCATATCGGCGCCGTTCTGGCCACCAGCGACACCCTGGACCAGGCGGCCAAGACCCTGGGCATCGATGCTTCGACGCTGTATCGCAAACGCAAGCAATACAACCTGTGA
- a CDS encoding DUF1328 domain-containing protein yields the protein MLSWAITFLIIAIVAAVLGFGGIAGTATGIAKILFVVFLVMFIASFFFGRRGRG from the coding sequence ATGTTGAGTTGGGCAATCACATTCCTGATCATTGCCATCGTGGCTGCAGTCCTGGGCTTCGGTGGTATCGCGGGCACCGCCACGGGTATCGCCAAGATTCTCTTTGTCGTATTCCTGGTGATGTTCATCGCTTCCTTCTTCTTTGGCCGTCGCGGTCGAGGCTGA
- a CDS encoding inhibitor of vertebrate lysozyme family protein, whose product MVNLSLKTLAAALLLGGSGLALAANDGQARANELLNADPQYRETWQGVVKKEERLPEWVINLSGTSEQMNAVTEDGDGYLVGPLCETADTCLNKRLIVAFSMDKDDAYAMLVEVPAGLPADKSPTRHADYRFIGKPDEGMRKLLMEQLKKDPNWY is encoded by the coding sequence ATGGTCAACTTGTCTCTCAAAACCCTTGCTGCCGCCCTGTTGCTAGGCGGCAGTGGCTTGGCCCTGGCCGCCAATGACGGCCAGGCGCGGGCCAATGAACTGCTCAATGCCGACCCGCAATATCGCGAAACCTGGCAGGGCGTGGTGAAGAAGGAAGAGCGTCTGCCTGAATGGGTGATCAACCTCTCGGGCACCTCTGAGCAAATGAATGCCGTGACGGAAGACGGAGATGGGTATTTGGTCGGGCCACTGTGTGAAACGGCTGACACCTGCCTAAATAAGCGTCTGATCGTTGCGTTCAGTATGGATAAGGACGATGCCTACGCGATGTTGGTCGAAGTCCCTGCAGGGCTTCCGGCGGATAAGTCACCTACACGCCATGCGGACTATCGCTTCATCGGCAAGCCGGATGAAGGCATGCGGAAGTTGCTGATGGAGCAACTGAAGAAAGATCCGAATTGGTACTAG
- the gltP gene encoding glutamate/aspartate:proton symporter GltP, producing the protein MKKAKLSLAWQILIGLVLGIAIGAVLNHFSAEKAWWISNVLQPAGDIFIRLIKMIVIPIVISSLIVGIAGVGDAKKLGRIGVKTIVYFEVVTTIAIVVGLLLANLFHPGAGIDMSTLGTVDISKYQATAAEVQHEHAFIETILNLIPSNIFAAVARGEMLPIIFFSVLFGLGLSSLKPDLREPLVTMFQGVSESMFKVTHMIMKYAPIGVFALIAVTVANFGFASLLPLAKLVILVYVAILFFAFVILGLIARLFGFSVIKLMRIFKDELVLAYSTASSETVLPRVIEKMEAYGAPKAICSFVVPTGYSFNLDGSTLYQSIAAIFIAQLYGIDLSVGQQLMLVLTLMVTSKGIAGVPGVSFVVLLATLGSVGIPLEGLAFIAGVDRIMDMARTALNVIGNALAVLVIARWEGMYDDAKGERYWNSLPHWRTKTVLPAGETSQG; encoded by the coding sequence ATGAAGAAGGCAAAACTAAGCCTCGCCTGGCAGATCCTCATCGGTCTGGTGCTAGGGATTGCAATCGGTGCTGTACTCAACCACTTCAGTGCCGAAAAAGCCTGGTGGATCAGCAACGTGTTGCAACCGGCGGGCGATATCTTTATCCGCTTGATCAAGATGATCGTGATCCCGATCGTGATTTCGTCGTTGATTGTCGGAATCGCTGGCGTAGGGGATGCGAAAAAGCTCGGTCGGATCGGCGTAAAGACCATCGTTTACTTCGAAGTGGTCACTACCATTGCGATTGTGGTCGGCCTGCTGCTGGCCAACCTGTTCCACCCCGGTGCGGGTATCGACATGAGTACCCTGGGTACCGTGGATATCTCCAAGTACCAGGCGACCGCCGCCGAGGTGCAGCATGAGCATGCGTTCATCGAGACCATCCTCAACCTGATCCCATCGAACATCTTTGCCGCCGTTGCCCGTGGCGAGATGCTGCCGATCATCTTCTTCTCCGTGCTGTTCGGCCTGGGCTTGTCGAGCCTCAAGCCAGACCTGCGCGAGCCTCTGGTGACCATGTTCCAGGGCGTGTCCGAGAGCATGTTCAAAGTCACCCACATGATCATGAAGTACGCCCCTATCGGTGTATTCGCCCTGATCGCCGTGACCGTGGCCAACTTCGGCTTCGCCTCCTTGTTGCCGTTGGCCAAGCTGGTGATCCTGGTCTACGTCGCCATCCTGTTCTTCGCCTTCGTGATTCTTGGCCTGATCGCTCGCCTGTTTGGCTTCTCGGTGATCAAGCTGATGCGCATCTTCAAGGATGAGCTGGTACTGGCCTACTCCACCGCCAGCTCCGAAACCGTGCTGCCGCGTGTGATCGAGAAGATGGAAGCCTACGGCGCGCCGAAAGCCATCTGCAGCTTCGTAGTGCCGACCGGTTACTCGTTCAACCTCGACGGTTCGACCCTGTACCAGAGTATCGCGGCGATCTTTATCGCCCAGCTGTACGGCATCGACCTGTCGGTCGGCCAGCAACTGATGCTGGTATTGACCCTGATGGTCACCTCCAAAGGTATCGCCGGCGTGCCGGGTGTGTCCTTCGTGGTACTGCTGGCAACCCTGGGCAGCGTGGGCATCCCGTTGGAAGGCCTGGCGTTCATCGCCGGTGTCGACCGCATCATGGACATGGCGCGTACGGCCCTGAACGTGATCGGCAACGCCCTGGCCGTGCTGGTCATCGCGCGCTGGGAAGGCATGTACGACGATGCCAAGGGCGAGCGCTACTGGAACTCCCTGCCGCACTGGCGTACCAAGACCGTGCTGCCGGCTGGCGAGACCAGCCAGGGCTGA